Proteins from one Athene noctua chromosome 20, bAthNoc1.hap1.1, whole genome shotgun sequence genomic window:
- the TSC1 gene encoding hamartin isoform X1, whose translation MAQQGNVGELLSMLDSPVLGVLEDITAAFKDNLICDRGPMLVNNLVDYYLETNSQQALHILSTLQEPHDKHLLDKINEYMGKAATRLPTLSLLGHVIRRQPSWKHKLSQAPLLLSLLKCLKTDTDVVVLTTGVLVLITMLPMIPQSGKQYLHDFFGIFGRLSAWCLQNPGHVAEIYLVHLHASVYALFHRLYGMYPCNFVSFLRSHYSMKENLETFEEVVKPMMEHVRIHPELVTGSKDHELDPRRWKRLETHDVVIECAKISLDPAEASYEDGYYSVSRKLCTSSKHHQTDPSASYYIDTQSSYGTSTPYSTPRLTLSQMPGQLPQILSPQSIRLSTEPQQVTIWSPSAVCGMTTPPTSPGIVPSESSQSASQPYSKAFGTSAGGKGTPLGTPATSPPPCTSDDFVHISLPSAAATPPKKEDKPDPGRPLLYRQQNVINSDKSLDTPSSKSSVTLSDLPEFLGGLSFEDSAEKDREEDAISKEISEITTDAEHMVPRGGFDSPFYRTNESLSGSQKKTHSVVSTVQGHSQTSEPLTSSLDKPGPESARETPKQTFTPIDKPCGGSGESPAGNREGTSGETSILTPSPCKVPAQRRVVFGSGQPPQYEHLFEVALPKTAYLFVGKKTEELLKKAKGTQDDDCMSSTSPVEVLDRLIQQGADAHTKELNKLSLPSKSADWTHFGGSPPSDEIHTLRNQLLLLHNQLLYERFKRQQHALRNRRLLRKVIKATALEEHNAAMKDQLKLQEKEIQALKLSLQKEQARYHQFQEEHENIVAQLHSQIRQLQHDREEFYNQSQELQTKLEDCRNMIADLRLELKKANNKVCHTELLLSQVSQKLSNSESVQQQMEFLNRQLLVLGEVNELYLEQLQHKHTDTTKEVEMLNAAFRKELEKAKLCVQQQSQRLDASQKRIAELESQLAKKDHLFLEQKKYLEDVKIQARGQLQAVESRYKAQKRITQAFELEILDLFGRLEKSSLLKKLEDDKTEAAEAAEERLDCGNEDAVAGYSEETIGRNGETKPPSTRGSSSSKGGSSSELSTPEKPQNQRFSSRWETSMLLEPSTTLPLTVGSLPSSKSFLGMKARELFRNKSESQCDEEGVTINRLSDALKTELCKDPSMETKAPPSPDNLSLSPKIQESSVGQLHIMDYNETHHDHS comes from the exons ATGGCACAGCAAGGAAATGTTGGTGAGCTCCTCTCAATGCTGGATTCTCCAGTTCTGGGTGTCCTGGAAGATATAACAGCTGCATTCAAAGATAATCTCATTTGTG ACCGGGGACCTATGCTTGTGAACAACCTGGTGGACTATTACTTGGAAACCAATTCTCAGCAGGCACTGCATATACTGTCCACGCTGCAAGAGCCTCATGACAAG CATCTACTGGACAAAATTAATGAATATATGGGCAAAGCTGCTACCCGTTTACCCACTCTCTCCCTACTGGGACACGTGATAAGACGACAACCATCttggaaacacaagctttctcaAGCACCTCTCCTACTTTCATTACTTAAATGTCTCAAG ACTGACACAGATGTAGTAGTACTCACCACAGGTGTCCTAGTGCTAATAACCATGTTGCCAATGATTCCTCAGTCTGGCAAACAGTACCTTCATGATTTCTTTGGTATCTTTGGGCGTCTCTCAGCCTGGTGCTTGCAGAATCCAG GTCATGTGGCAGAGATTTATCTTGTCCATCTTCATGCCAGTGTTTATGCTCTCTTTCATCGTCTTTATGGAATGTATCCTTGCAATTTTGTCTCCTTTCTGCGTTCTCACTACAGTATGAAGGAAAACTTGGAGACCTTTGAAGAGGTAGTCAAG CCAATGATGGAACATGTGCGAATTCATCCAGAATTAGTGACTGGATCTAAGGACCATGAACTGGACCCACGAAG GTGGAAAAGACTAGAAACTCATGATGTTGTGATAGAATGTGCCAAAATCTCCCTGGACCCTGCAGAAGCCTCGTATGAAGATGGCTATTACTCTGTGTCTCGGAAACTCTGCACAAGCTCAAAACATCATCAAACTGACCCCAGTGCCAGCTATTACATTGACACACAGAGCAGCTATG gGACTTCTACCCCGTACTCCACTCCTCGGCTAACTCTATCACAAATGCCAGGGCAGCTACCTCAGATTCTGAGCCCACAGTCAATACGGCTGTCAACTGAGCCACAGCAG GTTACCATCTGGAGTCCTTCTGCAGTTTGTGGTATGACCACTCCACCAACCTCCCCTGGAATTGTCCCATCAGAGTCATCCCAGTCTGCATCACAACCTTACAGCAAAGCTTTTGGCACATCTG CAGGGGGGAAAGGAACACCTTTGGGAACGCCAGCCACATCTCCTCCACCCTGCACCTCAGATGACTTTGTGCATATTTCACTCCCTTCAGCTGCTGCCACACCTCCTAAAAAG gaggacAAACCAGATCCTGGGAGGCCTTTACTGTACCGACAGCAAAATGTTATAAACAGCGATAAATCATTGG acacACCCAGTAGTAAAAGTTCAGTAACCTTAAGTGATCTTCCAGAGTTTTTAGGTGGTTTGTCTTTTGAAGATAGTGCTGAAAAGGACAGAGAGGAAG ATGCAATATCTAAAGAGATCTCCGAGATCACAACCGATGCTGAACACATGGTGCCTAGAGGAGGATTTGACTCTCCGTTTTACCGCACAAATGAAAGTCTGTCAGGCTCTCAAAAGAAGACCCATTCAGTAGTCTCTACTGTTCAGGGACACAGTCAGACCTCTGAGCCTTTAACATCTTCTCTGGACAAGCCTGGGCCGGAGAGTGCACGGGAAACACCCAAACAAACATTTACTCCCATAGACAAGCCCTGTGGAGGTTCAGGTGAAAGCCCTGCTGGTAACAGGGAAGGAACCTCTGGGGAGACAAGTATTCTCACTCCCAGCCCTTGCAAAGTACCAGCACAAAGAAGAGTGGTGTTTGGGAGTGGGCAGCCTCCCCAATATGAGCACCTTTTTGAGGTTGCATTACCAAAGACTGCCTACCTCTTTGTTGGCAAGAAGACTGAGGAGCTGCTAAAGAAAGCCAAGGGAACGCAGGATGATGACTGCATGTCCTCTACTTCTCCTGTGGAAGTACTGGACAGGCTGATACAGCAGGGAGCGGATGCACACACTAAGGAGTTGAACAA ATTGTCTCTGCCAAGCAAATCTGCTGACTGGACCCACTTTGGAG GTTCTCCCCCTTCAGATGAGATTCACACCCTGCGTAACCAACTGCTTTTGCTACACAACCAGTTGTTGTATGAACGCTTCAAAAGACAGCAACATGCCCTTCGGAACCGCCGACTCTTAAGAAAAGTGATTAAAGCAACAGCACTGGAGGAACATAATGCTGCCATG AAAGATCAGCTGAAactacaggaaaaagaaatccagGCCTTGAAACTGAGTCTGCAGAAAGAACAGGCGAGGTACCACCAGTTTCAGGAGGAACATGAAAATATAGTGGCTCAGCTTCACAGCCAGATCAGACAGCTGCAACACGACCGGGAGGAATTCTACAACCAGAGCCAGGAATTGCAG ACCAAGCTGGAAGACTGCCGGAATATGATTGCAGATCTGAGGTTAGAATTAAAGAAGGCTAACAACAAGGTGTGTCACACGGAATTGCTGCTTAGCCAGGTTTCTCAAAAG ctttccAACAGTGAATCAGTGCAACAGCAGATGGAGTTCTTGAACAGGCAGCTTCTGGTTCTTGGAGAGGTCAATGAGTTGTAcctggagcagctgcagcacaagcACACAGACACTACAAAG GAGGTTGAAATGTTAAATGCTGCTTTTCGGAAAGAACTGGAGAAAGCAAAGTTATGTGTTCAACAGCAAAGCCAAAGGCTTGATGCTTCCCAGAAACGGATAGCTGAACTGGAATCTCAGCTTGCTAAAAAGGACCACCTCTTCCTGGAGCAAAAGAAATACCTGGAAGATGTCAAAATCCAAGCAAG agGTCAGCTGCAAGCAGTAGAAAGTAGGTACAAGGCCCAGAAAAGAATCACACAGGCATTTGAGCTGGAGATCTTGGATCTGTTTGGCCGTCTGGAGAAGAGCAGCCTACTGAAAAAACTTGAAGATGATaaaacagaagcagctgaagcagcagaagaaag GTTGGATTGTGGCAATGAAGATGCTGTGGCGGGATACAGTGAAGAAACAATTGGTAGAAATGGAGAGACCAAACCTCCCAGCACTCGAGGGAGTAGTAGCAGTaagggtggcagcagcagtgaacTCTCCACCCCAGAAAAACCCCAGAACCAGAGATTCAGCAGTCGCTGGGAGACATCCATGTTGCTGGAGCCCTCGACTACTCTCCCACTGACTGTAGGTTCACTCCCCAGCTCCAAGAGCTTCCTTGGAATGAAGGCACGAGAATTATTTCGCAACAAGAGTGAGAGCCAGTGTGATGAGGAGGGTGTAACCATCAACAGGCTTTCTGATGCTCTAAAGACTGAACTATGTAAAGATCCAAGCATGGAGACAAAGGCCCCTCCAAGCCCCGATAACCTTAGCCTCTCTCCGAAGATCCAGGAAAGCAGTGTTGGACAGCTTCATATCATGGACTACAATGAAACTCATCATGACCACAGTTAA
- the TSC1 gene encoding hamartin isoform X2, whose translation MAQQGNVGELLSMLDSPVLGVLEDITAAFKDNLICDRGPMLVNNLVDYYLETNSQQALHILSTLQEPHDKHLLDKINEYMGKAATRLPTLSLLGHVIRRQPSWKHKLSQAPLLLSLLKCLKTDTDVVVLTTGVLVLITMLPMIPQSGKQYLHDFFGIFGRLSAWCLQNPGHVAEIYLVHLHASVYALFHRLYGMYPCNFVSFLRSHYSMKENLETFEEVVKPMMEHVRIHPELVTGSKDHELDPRRWKRLETHDVVIECAKISLDPAEASYEDGYYSVSRKLCTSSKHHQTDPSASYYIDTQSSYGTSTPYSTPRLTLSQMPGQLPQILSPQSIRLSTEPQQVTIWSPSAVCGMTTPPTSPGIVPSESSQSASQPYSKAFGTSGGKGTPLGTPATSPPPCTSDDFVHISLPSAAATPPKKEDKPDPGRPLLYRQQNVINSDKSLDTPSSKSSVTLSDLPEFLGGLSFEDSAEKDREEDAISKEISEITTDAEHMVPRGGFDSPFYRTNESLSGSQKKTHSVVSTVQGHSQTSEPLTSSLDKPGPESARETPKQTFTPIDKPCGGSGESPAGNREGTSGETSILTPSPCKVPAQRRVVFGSGQPPQYEHLFEVALPKTAYLFVGKKTEELLKKAKGTQDDDCMSSTSPVEVLDRLIQQGADAHTKELNKLSLPSKSADWTHFGGSPPSDEIHTLRNQLLLLHNQLLYERFKRQQHALRNRRLLRKVIKATALEEHNAAMKDQLKLQEKEIQALKLSLQKEQARYHQFQEEHENIVAQLHSQIRQLQHDREEFYNQSQELQTKLEDCRNMIADLRLELKKANNKVCHTELLLSQVSQKLSNSESVQQQMEFLNRQLLVLGEVNELYLEQLQHKHTDTTKEVEMLNAAFRKELEKAKLCVQQQSQRLDASQKRIAELESQLAKKDHLFLEQKKYLEDVKIQARGQLQAVESRYKAQKRITQAFELEILDLFGRLEKSSLLKKLEDDKTEAAEAAEERLDCGNEDAVAGYSEETIGRNGETKPPSTRGSSSSKGGSSSELSTPEKPQNQRFSSRWETSMLLEPSTTLPLTVGSLPSSKSFLGMKARELFRNKSESQCDEEGVTINRLSDALKTELCKDPSMETKAPPSPDNLSLSPKIQESSVGQLHIMDYNETHHDHS comes from the exons ATGGCACAGCAAGGAAATGTTGGTGAGCTCCTCTCAATGCTGGATTCTCCAGTTCTGGGTGTCCTGGAAGATATAACAGCTGCATTCAAAGATAATCTCATTTGTG ACCGGGGACCTATGCTTGTGAACAACCTGGTGGACTATTACTTGGAAACCAATTCTCAGCAGGCACTGCATATACTGTCCACGCTGCAAGAGCCTCATGACAAG CATCTACTGGACAAAATTAATGAATATATGGGCAAAGCTGCTACCCGTTTACCCACTCTCTCCCTACTGGGACACGTGATAAGACGACAACCATCttggaaacacaagctttctcaAGCACCTCTCCTACTTTCATTACTTAAATGTCTCAAG ACTGACACAGATGTAGTAGTACTCACCACAGGTGTCCTAGTGCTAATAACCATGTTGCCAATGATTCCTCAGTCTGGCAAACAGTACCTTCATGATTTCTTTGGTATCTTTGGGCGTCTCTCAGCCTGGTGCTTGCAGAATCCAG GTCATGTGGCAGAGATTTATCTTGTCCATCTTCATGCCAGTGTTTATGCTCTCTTTCATCGTCTTTATGGAATGTATCCTTGCAATTTTGTCTCCTTTCTGCGTTCTCACTACAGTATGAAGGAAAACTTGGAGACCTTTGAAGAGGTAGTCAAG CCAATGATGGAACATGTGCGAATTCATCCAGAATTAGTGACTGGATCTAAGGACCATGAACTGGACCCACGAAG GTGGAAAAGACTAGAAACTCATGATGTTGTGATAGAATGTGCCAAAATCTCCCTGGACCCTGCAGAAGCCTCGTATGAAGATGGCTATTACTCTGTGTCTCGGAAACTCTGCACAAGCTCAAAACATCATCAAACTGACCCCAGTGCCAGCTATTACATTGACACACAGAGCAGCTATG gGACTTCTACCCCGTACTCCACTCCTCGGCTAACTCTATCACAAATGCCAGGGCAGCTACCTCAGATTCTGAGCCCACAGTCAATACGGCTGTCAACTGAGCCACAGCAG GTTACCATCTGGAGTCCTTCTGCAGTTTGTGGTATGACCACTCCACCAACCTCCCCTGGAATTGTCCCATCAGAGTCATCCCAGTCTGCATCACAACCTTACAGCAAAGCTTTTGGCACATCTG GGGGGAAAGGAACACCTTTGGGAACGCCAGCCACATCTCCTCCACCCTGCACCTCAGATGACTTTGTGCATATTTCACTCCCTTCAGCTGCTGCCACACCTCCTAAAAAG gaggacAAACCAGATCCTGGGAGGCCTTTACTGTACCGACAGCAAAATGTTATAAACAGCGATAAATCATTGG acacACCCAGTAGTAAAAGTTCAGTAACCTTAAGTGATCTTCCAGAGTTTTTAGGTGGTTTGTCTTTTGAAGATAGTGCTGAAAAGGACAGAGAGGAAG ATGCAATATCTAAAGAGATCTCCGAGATCACAACCGATGCTGAACACATGGTGCCTAGAGGAGGATTTGACTCTCCGTTTTACCGCACAAATGAAAGTCTGTCAGGCTCTCAAAAGAAGACCCATTCAGTAGTCTCTACTGTTCAGGGACACAGTCAGACCTCTGAGCCTTTAACATCTTCTCTGGACAAGCCTGGGCCGGAGAGTGCACGGGAAACACCCAAACAAACATTTACTCCCATAGACAAGCCCTGTGGAGGTTCAGGTGAAAGCCCTGCTGGTAACAGGGAAGGAACCTCTGGGGAGACAAGTATTCTCACTCCCAGCCCTTGCAAAGTACCAGCACAAAGAAGAGTGGTGTTTGGGAGTGGGCAGCCTCCCCAATATGAGCACCTTTTTGAGGTTGCATTACCAAAGACTGCCTACCTCTTTGTTGGCAAGAAGACTGAGGAGCTGCTAAAGAAAGCCAAGGGAACGCAGGATGATGACTGCATGTCCTCTACTTCTCCTGTGGAAGTACTGGACAGGCTGATACAGCAGGGAGCGGATGCACACACTAAGGAGTTGAACAA ATTGTCTCTGCCAAGCAAATCTGCTGACTGGACCCACTTTGGAG GTTCTCCCCCTTCAGATGAGATTCACACCCTGCGTAACCAACTGCTTTTGCTACACAACCAGTTGTTGTATGAACGCTTCAAAAGACAGCAACATGCCCTTCGGAACCGCCGACTCTTAAGAAAAGTGATTAAAGCAACAGCACTGGAGGAACATAATGCTGCCATG AAAGATCAGCTGAAactacaggaaaaagaaatccagGCCTTGAAACTGAGTCTGCAGAAAGAACAGGCGAGGTACCACCAGTTTCAGGAGGAACATGAAAATATAGTGGCTCAGCTTCACAGCCAGATCAGACAGCTGCAACACGACCGGGAGGAATTCTACAACCAGAGCCAGGAATTGCAG ACCAAGCTGGAAGACTGCCGGAATATGATTGCAGATCTGAGGTTAGAATTAAAGAAGGCTAACAACAAGGTGTGTCACACGGAATTGCTGCTTAGCCAGGTTTCTCAAAAG ctttccAACAGTGAATCAGTGCAACAGCAGATGGAGTTCTTGAACAGGCAGCTTCTGGTTCTTGGAGAGGTCAATGAGTTGTAcctggagcagctgcagcacaagcACACAGACACTACAAAG GAGGTTGAAATGTTAAATGCTGCTTTTCGGAAAGAACTGGAGAAAGCAAAGTTATGTGTTCAACAGCAAAGCCAAAGGCTTGATGCTTCCCAGAAACGGATAGCTGAACTGGAATCTCAGCTTGCTAAAAAGGACCACCTCTTCCTGGAGCAAAAGAAATACCTGGAAGATGTCAAAATCCAAGCAAG agGTCAGCTGCAAGCAGTAGAAAGTAGGTACAAGGCCCAGAAAAGAATCACACAGGCATTTGAGCTGGAGATCTTGGATCTGTTTGGCCGTCTGGAGAAGAGCAGCCTACTGAAAAAACTTGAAGATGATaaaacagaagcagctgaagcagcagaagaaag GTTGGATTGTGGCAATGAAGATGCTGTGGCGGGATACAGTGAAGAAACAATTGGTAGAAATGGAGAGACCAAACCTCCCAGCACTCGAGGGAGTAGTAGCAGTaagggtggcagcagcagtgaacTCTCCACCCCAGAAAAACCCCAGAACCAGAGATTCAGCAGTCGCTGGGAGACATCCATGTTGCTGGAGCCCTCGACTACTCTCCCACTGACTGTAGGTTCACTCCCCAGCTCCAAGAGCTTCCTTGGAATGAAGGCACGAGAATTATTTCGCAACAAGAGTGAGAGCCAGTGTGATGAGGAGGGTGTAACCATCAACAGGCTTTCTGATGCTCTAAAGACTGAACTATGTAAAGATCCAAGCATGGAGACAAAGGCCCCTCCAAGCCCCGATAACCTTAGCCTCTCTCCGAAGATCCAGGAAAGCAGTGTTGGACAGCTTCATATCATGGACTACAATGAAACTCATCATGACCACAGTTAA
- the TSC1 gene encoding hamartin isoform X3: MAQQGNVGELLSMLDSPVLGVLEDITAAFKDNLICDRGPMLVNNLVDYYLETNSQQALHILSTLQEPHDKHLLDKINEYMGKAATRLPTLSLLGHVIRRQPSWKHKLSQAPLLLSLLKCLKTDTDVVVLTTGVLVLITMLPMIPQSGKQYLHDFFGIFGRLSAWCLQNPGHVAEIYLVHLHASVYALFHRLYGMYPCNFVSFLRSHYSMKENLETFEEVVKPMMEHVRIHPELVTGSKDHELDPRRWKRLETHDVVIECAKISLDPAEASYEDGYYSVSRKLCTSSKHHQTDPSASYYIDTQSSYGTSTPYSTPRLTLSQMPGQLPQILSPQSIRLSTEPQQVTIWSPSAVCGMTTPPTSPGIVPSESSQSASQPYSKAFGTSAGGKGTPLGTPATSPPPCTSDDFVHISLPSAAATPPKKEDKPDPGRPLLYRQQNVINSDKSLDTPSSKSSVTLSDLPEFLGGLSFEDSAEKDREEDAISKEISEITTDAEHMVPRGGFDSPFYRTNESLSGSQKKTHSVVSTVQGHSQTSEPLTSSLDKPGPESARETPKQTFTPIDKPCGGSGESPAGNREGTSGETSILTPSPCKVPAQRRVVFGSGQPPQYEHLFEVALPKTAYLFVGKKTEELLKKAKGTQDDDCMSSTSPVEVLDRLIQQGADAHTKELNKLSLPSKSADWTHFGDEIHTLRNQLLLLHNQLLYERFKRQQHALRNRRLLRKVIKATALEEHNAAMKDQLKLQEKEIQALKLSLQKEQARYHQFQEEHENIVAQLHSQIRQLQHDREEFYNQSQELQTKLEDCRNMIADLRLELKKANNKVCHTELLLSQVSQKLSNSESVQQQMEFLNRQLLVLGEVNELYLEQLQHKHTDTTKEVEMLNAAFRKELEKAKLCVQQQSQRLDASQKRIAELESQLAKKDHLFLEQKKYLEDVKIQARGQLQAVESRYKAQKRITQAFELEILDLFGRLEKSSLLKKLEDDKTEAAEAAEERLDCGNEDAVAGYSEETIGRNGETKPPSTRGSSSSKGGSSSELSTPEKPQNQRFSSRWETSMLLEPSTTLPLTVGSLPSSKSFLGMKARELFRNKSESQCDEEGVTINRLSDALKTELCKDPSMETKAPPSPDNLSLSPKIQESSVGQLHIMDYNETHHDHS; encoded by the exons ATGGCACAGCAAGGAAATGTTGGTGAGCTCCTCTCAATGCTGGATTCTCCAGTTCTGGGTGTCCTGGAAGATATAACAGCTGCATTCAAAGATAATCTCATTTGTG ACCGGGGACCTATGCTTGTGAACAACCTGGTGGACTATTACTTGGAAACCAATTCTCAGCAGGCACTGCATATACTGTCCACGCTGCAAGAGCCTCATGACAAG CATCTACTGGACAAAATTAATGAATATATGGGCAAAGCTGCTACCCGTTTACCCACTCTCTCCCTACTGGGACACGTGATAAGACGACAACCATCttggaaacacaagctttctcaAGCACCTCTCCTACTTTCATTACTTAAATGTCTCAAG ACTGACACAGATGTAGTAGTACTCACCACAGGTGTCCTAGTGCTAATAACCATGTTGCCAATGATTCCTCAGTCTGGCAAACAGTACCTTCATGATTTCTTTGGTATCTTTGGGCGTCTCTCAGCCTGGTGCTTGCAGAATCCAG GTCATGTGGCAGAGATTTATCTTGTCCATCTTCATGCCAGTGTTTATGCTCTCTTTCATCGTCTTTATGGAATGTATCCTTGCAATTTTGTCTCCTTTCTGCGTTCTCACTACAGTATGAAGGAAAACTTGGAGACCTTTGAAGAGGTAGTCAAG CCAATGATGGAACATGTGCGAATTCATCCAGAATTAGTGACTGGATCTAAGGACCATGAACTGGACCCACGAAG GTGGAAAAGACTAGAAACTCATGATGTTGTGATAGAATGTGCCAAAATCTCCCTGGACCCTGCAGAAGCCTCGTATGAAGATGGCTATTACTCTGTGTCTCGGAAACTCTGCACAAGCTCAAAACATCATCAAACTGACCCCAGTGCCAGCTATTACATTGACACACAGAGCAGCTATG gGACTTCTACCCCGTACTCCACTCCTCGGCTAACTCTATCACAAATGCCAGGGCAGCTACCTCAGATTCTGAGCCCACAGTCAATACGGCTGTCAACTGAGCCACAGCAG GTTACCATCTGGAGTCCTTCTGCAGTTTGTGGTATGACCACTCCACCAACCTCCCCTGGAATTGTCCCATCAGAGTCATCCCAGTCTGCATCACAACCTTACAGCAAAGCTTTTGGCACATCTG CAGGGGGGAAAGGAACACCTTTGGGAACGCCAGCCACATCTCCTCCACCCTGCACCTCAGATGACTTTGTGCATATTTCACTCCCTTCAGCTGCTGCCACACCTCCTAAAAAG gaggacAAACCAGATCCTGGGAGGCCTTTACTGTACCGACAGCAAAATGTTATAAACAGCGATAAATCATTGG acacACCCAGTAGTAAAAGTTCAGTAACCTTAAGTGATCTTCCAGAGTTTTTAGGTGGTTTGTCTTTTGAAGATAGTGCTGAAAAGGACAGAGAGGAAG ATGCAATATCTAAAGAGATCTCCGAGATCACAACCGATGCTGAACACATGGTGCCTAGAGGAGGATTTGACTCTCCGTTTTACCGCACAAATGAAAGTCTGTCAGGCTCTCAAAAGAAGACCCATTCAGTAGTCTCTACTGTTCAGGGACACAGTCAGACCTCTGAGCCTTTAACATCTTCTCTGGACAAGCCTGGGCCGGAGAGTGCACGGGAAACACCCAAACAAACATTTACTCCCATAGACAAGCCCTGTGGAGGTTCAGGTGAAAGCCCTGCTGGTAACAGGGAAGGAACCTCTGGGGAGACAAGTATTCTCACTCCCAGCCCTTGCAAAGTACCAGCACAAAGAAGAGTGGTGTTTGGGAGTGGGCAGCCTCCCCAATATGAGCACCTTTTTGAGGTTGCATTACCAAAGACTGCCTACCTCTTTGTTGGCAAGAAGACTGAGGAGCTGCTAAAGAAAGCCAAGGGAACGCAGGATGATGACTGCATGTCCTCTACTTCTCCTGTGGAAGTACTGGACAGGCTGATACAGCAGGGAGCGGATGCACACACTAAGGAGTTGAACAA ATTGTCTCTGCCAAGCAAATCTGCTGACTGGACCCACTTTGGAG ATGAGATTCACACCCTGCGTAACCAACTGCTTTTGCTACACAACCAGTTGTTGTATGAACGCTTCAAAAGACAGCAACATGCCCTTCGGAACCGCCGACTCTTAAGAAAAGTGATTAAAGCAACAGCACTGGAGGAACATAATGCTGCCATG AAAGATCAGCTGAAactacaggaaaaagaaatccagGCCTTGAAACTGAGTCTGCAGAAAGAACAGGCGAGGTACCACCAGTTTCAGGAGGAACATGAAAATATAGTGGCTCAGCTTCACAGCCAGATCAGACAGCTGCAACACGACCGGGAGGAATTCTACAACCAGAGCCAGGAATTGCAG ACCAAGCTGGAAGACTGCCGGAATATGATTGCAGATCTGAGGTTAGAATTAAAGAAGGCTAACAACAAGGTGTGTCACACGGAATTGCTGCTTAGCCAGGTTTCTCAAAAG ctttccAACAGTGAATCAGTGCAACAGCAGATGGAGTTCTTGAACAGGCAGCTTCTGGTTCTTGGAGAGGTCAATGAGTTGTAcctggagcagctgcagcacaagcACACAGACACTACAAAG GAGGTTGAAATGTTAAATGCTGCTTTTCGGAAAGAACTGGAGAAAGCAAAGTTATGTGTTCAACAGCAAAGCCAAAGGCTTGATGCTTCCCAGAAACGGATAGCTGAACTGGAATCTCAGCTTGCTAAAAAGGACCACCTCTTCCTGGAGCAAAAGAAATACCTGGAAGATGTCAAAATCCAAGCAAG agGTCAGCTGCAAGCAGTAGAAAGTAGGTACAAGGCCCAGAAAAGAATCACACAGGCATTTGAGCTGGAGATCTTGGATCTGTTTGGCCGTCTGGAGAAGAGCAGCCTACTGAAAAAACTTGAAGATGATaaaacagaagcagctgaagcagcagaagaaag GTTGGATTGTGGCAATGAAGATGCTGTGGCGGGATACAGTGAAGAAACAATTGGTAGAAATGGAGAGACCAAACCTCCCAGCACTCGAGGGAGTAGTAGCAGTaagggtggcagcagcagtgaacTCTCCACCCCAGAAAAACCCCAGAACCAGAGATTCAGCAGTCGCTGGGAGACATCCATGTTGCTGGAGCCCTCGACTACTCTCCCACTGACTGTAGGTTCACTCCCCAGCTCCAAGAGCTTCCTTGGAATGAAGGCACGAGAATTATTTCGCAACAAGAGTGAGAGCCAGTGTGATGAGGAGGGTGTAACCATCAACAGGCTTTCTGATGCTCTAAAGACTGAACTATGTAAAGATCCAAGCATGGAGACAAAGGCCCCTCCAAGCCCCGATAACCTTAGCCTCTCTCCGAAGATCCAGGAAAGCAGTGTTGGACAGCTTCATATCATGGACTACAATGAAACTCATCATGACCACAGTTAA